The DNA segment ACATGACAGCGTTATCAGATTCGTTACAAACTCTCCGAATTTCCAACATGTAAGATTGTGGTCAAGTGTTAAATCTGTATCACCATAATTGAATGTCGGTTCAAATTTCATCGTTCTATAGCAAATTTATTTTTTTCGTTTAATACGTGCGTAAAGTTCCATTACAGTATGATTAAGCTCATCCTGATTAGCCCAACGTGCTATAATGTGCCCATAGACTTCATATTCAGCTACATTAAAGCCATCCTCTATATCGTCGTAATAAATAACTTCATTTCCAAAAATTGCAACCACCCAAAAACCACCCCCTTCAGCTCCATAATCTTTTTCCTGCCATTTTCTGGGTTCTATTTTTATCAGGTTCCAGAAATTCAATAATTCATCATCTAATTCTAACTCACCCCTTAAAATCCATTCTTCTAATTCGCCTAATGAAATTGGTGTCCACATATTAAATGTTATAAAATATATTCGTGTGTTGTTGGCTAACAATTGTAGTTAGACTAAAGCATCTTTTTTCCATCATAATTAAGATAGTGAAGATAACGTAATGCGTTTATACAGTGATGTCCCCAATGATTTGAGAATCCCCACTTCAATTGCCAAAAAGCATCTTCTATAGCTTCGTCTGTTTCCATTTTGTCAATTTGTGATAGTGATTTTTTTAAATCCACATAGATATCCATGAAGTCATCAGATAGCATTCCTTGTGAAGCTTCTTTGTCAGACAAAGAAGCTTCTTCATCTAGCCTTCCCTTCATTTCTAAATATCCTGGATCATGAACTTCCCAATAATATTCTTGTAATCCAAGCTCAGAAATCAGATTAACATTCTTGTTTTCAAAATCATTCTTGAACTCACTTTCAGCAGAAGAATATTTTAATTCAATTAAGTCTAACTTATGTCCTGCATAATAAAGCTCTAAAAGCTTTACATGTGCTTCCGAATAAAACACATTTTTATCGATATCTGGAGTTTCTAAAAGTTCAACAAATTGCCTGGCCTTCGACAGAAAAATATTTGTGGTTGATCGTTCAATAAACTCCTTTAAATCAGCTGAGAGATCGTATGCTTTCATTTTTTTGATTTGCGTTCAGCTCCTAGCCCACTATTTATTTAGATTTTCATATTCTTCATTGAAAAACTCACTCAGGCTCACACCGAAGCAATTTAAAATATTGATCAATGTGCCAATAGTTATATTGGCGCTTCCAGCCTCATACTTACCATACTGAGAACGATTCAAGTTATTTTCATAAGAAAACGTATCTGGACTTGTATAACCTTTGGATTTACGAAGGCTTTTAAGTCTTAAACCTATCTTCTTTAATTCTTGTTCACTTGTTAAAAGATTCTTGTTTGCCATGAAATAAAGTAAAGGAAATACTCCATTTTAATACACTCCATAAAAAGAGTATTTTTATTTGGAGTATACAAGCTATATCCTTATCTTAGAGTATTAAATAATTATATATGCGATAATAAACAGTTATTAAGACATTAAGGGTCTTGCGGTTGCATTTCTGAAGCCGTAACGCAAGACAGCAGAATACCAAGCCTATTTACTAATATGCTATATTTGCATATTCCTAAAATAGGTGCGGGACTGCTGTACACTCGTGTTACGTAAGGCTTCAGAAACTTTTATGCAACCACGAGATGCAGTTCCGCACCTATTTCTGCATCTCCAGGGCTCAGTTAATTTTCAAAATTATGAGCAACAAAAGAAACCTTCGGTACAATCAGCTTACGGATAAGCAGATCTTAAACCCTCACACCTTCATTGCGGACTTTTGCAGATATGAAATTGACATAGAAGCCTTCCGCACACAAATCCACGACCTGATTCGCTCTGCATGCAGCACCATACAACACGGTAAAAGCGAAGAGTATTTTTATAATTACAGATGTCTACTTAAACTTTTAGAAGCCGGACACATCTTCTTTTGTAAGGGTACAAAATTCTCGCTTCATTGTGCTTCTTCCAATGCCTCACCTTGTACAAAAGACCTCACCCGTTATTACAACGTATTAATAAGCACCCATTTTAAAAGTCTTTCTCAGGAAGAGATTAAAAACACCCATTGCTTTTTTAAAGATTTTTTCAATTTTCTAAGCCTGAACGAATGGCGGTTAATGTTGAGCCGGATTGTTGAATACGCCTATCGTCAGACAACCATTGATGAGGTCATTGAGGATGGAAGCGCGATGGTAATTGTAAAAGAGTATCTGGAAAAGCTGATAGAGGTCATTTACCTGATTGACATTACGCAAACTGTACTCTATGTAAGCAATACCACAACCGTAAACTAAAGTCATATACACACTTAAAACTAATGTTATGAACGAACAGATTAGCAAATACAGGATCAATGAATATTTGTACAACCTAAACGTATGGCAATACCGCAAAGCAATACAAATTCTTCCAAAACTATTGGGCGTTTCCTTAAACACATTTCACAATTACCGGAAAATTCTGATAAATGATGTTCAGGATATTCCCTACGAAAAAGTAGTCATCATGGAACAATTGTTTGACTTTGAGCCGGGAACACTTGCAAGTCAAAATCCGGAAGCCCGAAGTTTAAAAGAACTCCTCCATTGAGTGTTAAGGCTTCTTACCGCCCGTTAGAGCAGAGACCTTTTCCGTAAACACCAGAGCAAAATCCCAATTGGGCAATGAGCGCAAGGGATTTTGCAGGCCGAAAATGCGCGTGGGGCAAAACTGCCTTTGTAAAATCCACCACCATTACCGGCTAAGTCCTTGGCCCTGATCGTGATTTTGACCTTTCCGTTTTTTTCTTCTTCTTTTTTCCGCTTCCTCCACCGGGTTTATATCCAATCCGGGACTATACACTGGCTCCATCAGAATCTCAAAGAAATCGGAAGCAGTCCTACCTATGCTTTGAAACATATCGGCTGTAGAATGGAAAAGACCTGCTGCCACCTCTTTTGCCAGATCATTTGCAATGGATTTGGAATGATAATTTCGTTCTGCACCAAATTCCAATGCACACAACTGCTCTTTTTGTTTTAGATCTCCATTCTTATGGATATTGGCATAAGCCATGGTATCTTTTAGTTGTCTGTCGAAATGAAAGAACTGATCAAAAACAGTTTCACCGGACTGCTTAAAAGCTACCCGGTGAAATTGTCCTAGTTTTTTGGAATGCTTTTCGTTCTTTCCTGTAGAATTGTTCATAGGACTCAGTTTAATCTTATTGGTAGCATCCTTACGGCTAACTATGATCTGAATGTGCATCTGCTCACCTTCTTTACGTTCTCCTCGCTTTTTAACGCCCTCTAAGACTTCTTTATCTTTATAGCCATAGTAACGGTAGTTTTCTATCTTACCGAACCACATCAGGTCTTTAGCGCTGTCAATTCCTGTACGTTTAAAATTCCTGGCATATTCATCCATTACTTTTTCCGCGTACCTTTTCAATTGATCCTTAACACCCGCTGCTCCAAACCGCTCTTTCAGGAAGTTTAGTTCCTTTTGACTTGGGCTGATATTGATCAGGAAGAATTTAGCATCAGTTTTACAAAGCTTTGCAATATTACCATCAATAGCCCTTCTGACTTCAAAAGGCTCGATATGCTGGCTATTGTGATTAAACCAATACTCAGGTTCTTGTTTATTGTACAACCTGTTTTCCTTTTCCAGATAACAGGTAAGCTCACTACTGCTCCCTTTATTATTTGAGGTTTCACTATCGGTAATATTGATATACATATTACAGCTTAGCAACTTGTTTCCGGGTATTATCAATCAGCACCTCTTTATCTTTGCCGGAAGTCATCAACCCAAAAGAATCCCTTAGTCTGATATAAGTATCCAGGATACTTAGAAACTTTACTTTTAGCTTTTCCTTCTCATCCACTTTATCACTAATCCCTTTTATAAATTCCTGAATTCTGGCAAGGCTTAATACTTGCTGGTTCTGGTTCTTTAACGCGTCATTATTGTATTGTAATACCTGACTGTTGAAACAGCCCATTATTGTCTTTTGAGAGTCTACAACTCTGGCTACATCCCGTTTAATGGGAATGAGTAATTCTGCTTCCTGGGTTTTAATAAAACCGAAGTACTCTTTCTGACCTTTTAATATGGTGTTTTTCAAAAGCTCATCGTTCAGGTCCTTGGGATCTTTCTTACTTCTATAAAAATAATCAACCATCTGGGTAAAAACCAAACGCTTAGACCTGCATAGTTTCAAGGCAACCTTTTCAAACTTGATGGCATCTGATGCCGAATATTTTACTGTTCTTAAACTCTCCTGCATATCAGTATATCTTTATAGCTATATCATTGTATATCTGTATAATCAATTATTTAGCACCCTCTCTGGGGATCGCTTTTCTTTTACTAATGTGCTTTCAGCACACTAAAGAACCCCTGGAGGGTTCTTGAAACACCGTTTGCAAGGCATACGGCAAGCAAGTAGGGCCACTGCCCAACTTCCGCTTGCTCCCTTTCCCGAAGAAGGAAAAGGACATAACCTGCAAGGAGCTTACCCCTCATGATTTGCATTAATATCACTTAACAAAGTAACCTGACTGGCCAGCTTGGGATGATACGACGGCTGGTAGTCGATGTATCCATGGCTAACCAGGTCTTTCAGGCACTTGTGATAAGTAGCAAATGAATGAATCGCGGAATGTTTCATTAATTCCCGTCTGGAAACCCGAAATGGATTTTGGCACAAACCTTTAGTATAGCACATGAGTATGGCCGAATAAAGGCTAAAGTGTGACTGATGAAAGCCATTGTTTTTACTGGCCAACTTTAGAAAGTTCGTGAGTTGTTTTCCTGTATCCATCATGAGTTCCCGATTTCACCTAACAACTGAACAATATCCGCGTAGGCATAATAGAAAATACCTCCGACCTTTTCATACCGCAGTATTCCCTTAATGCGCAAGTTTTGAAGCGTGCCGGATGAAATCTTTAGCAGATCTCTGACTTCAGAACTGCGAAGCCACTGTTTGGGTTGCACATCCTCGGATTTGATGGCCTGTTTAATTTCCTGAATAAGTTCGGTCTTGAACTTTAACAGCTCTTCCTTTGTTAGAATCTCGATTTGCATATTGCCTCCGTATTAAGTTTACGAAGCAAATGTGGGCCATAAAGCCCCCGAAACCATGACCAGACGTTTAGCGTGGTCATGTGCAAACCCTGAACCTGTTGTTATTTTTTTGTACCCTTTACAGGTACAATTTTGAAAATCTTCCGTTCCGATTGGATCGAAGTTCCTTTTACTGGCTCATCATCCTTTTTGCTAACGTAATAATTACGCAAAGTTTCAACGGGTATATCATTACCTCCATGAGAGAAATACCTACTGATCATTCTAGGATAAGCAACTTGGTGATCGTATTTTAAGAGATTTCCACCACCAGGCACTTCCAGCTTTTCTATTTTTTGGAATAAGTCAATCACTGTGGTTAGATAACCTTCTTTGATCCAAATTTTTTGAGAGACTTCGTATACCTTTAGTGCATCCAAACAGACTTGAAGCTTCTCGATTTCCATCTTTTGTTTTTGAATGATCGCTTCTTTTTCAGCAATTATAATATGTGCAGGTCTTGCATTCCATTGATCTATGCTATTTAGATACTTCTGAAATTGTTGTAATTTATCAATCCTAAATAAATATCGGTCGTGATAAGTAGAGAAAGGGTCTTTCTTTTTCAAGTTGTCAATTCTATTCTCAACAAATTCCCATACTTTAAAAAAGAAGTCCTCTTCGTTACAAGTATTGTTTTTTAAGGTGTGGGCAAGATGACACCTATAAAAGCTGTCAAAGCTATCCTCCTCCATTTCATATATTTTATTTAGGAAGTGATTATCTTCATATTTCTGCCAAGGTCCTATGATATTGCCTACATCATAAGGGTGAGGGAAAAAGTCAAGAAACTTACGGGGCTTAAAATATTTGCTTTTCATAACCGGAGGTATTGTCAGTTTTAATTCTTTTAATTATCGTCTTAACGGCACTTGAAATTCCGACTAGACTCTGTCCTTAATTAAGAAAGATATTTAAGACTGAATAATCAAGCTAGCTAGGTTTAGTTTTCATGTTTTTATTCTTTTTATTGAACTCAACATCAAAGCCTCTTTGTTTTGCTAAAAACAGTATAGTAGCAAATGAACTTTGAGATAATCCTCTTAAATAACAATTATTAATCAGCTTTTCACTCAACTCTTCATCATGTTTCATACCATCTAATCTGCATAAATCTAAAAAATACTGCCTGCCAAGGCTATGGTTAAAAGTGTTACTTAATGCATAAGCTACTCGTATCCAATTATTATGATTATCGGTAATAGACATTTTCCTTTTTTTCAAATAATGATAAATCCTTTTGTAAGTGGCTTTAGATAATTCATCATTTTTAATGTTAGCCTTCAATATCGGCGGTAAAACCTTAATAGCCTTGTATTTTGACTTCACTTCTTTTATAACATCAGACAAATAGATTTGGTCAAAAGGCACGCAATCATAATTAATTTTAATATTAGGATCATGTGAAACAAAACACAACCTGGGTATATCGGAACCAGACGTATCTACTTCGATATTATATTTCGTTCTATAATAATGAACAGCAGCTGCATACACACTTTTATGATCATCTTTACTTTGATTATTTACTATTAAATACTTAAATCCATCAGCAGATGGAGATAGCCAAACAGCTAACACATAAGGATCATTTGACAATATATCTTTTATATAATCTAAATTCGCTCCAACTTTATCAATATCCATAATTATTAGGGAGCTGTATGATTTTAAATTTAAAATACTACGGCTTGGAAAAAATGTTCCTGAAAAAGTTACCGCTGGAAGAGTTTCTTTAAATAAAGTATATTTTTCAAATTCCCTAGCGCTATATAATGCTCTTGCTTCATCAAGTTTTGATTTAAAAAAATCACCACCAAAACTATTAAGAATGGCTTCCAAACTATATTCTTTGAAGTCTGTGCCAAAAGGCTGTGCGTAATAACCTACTTTTAATTGTCTGATCATATAATTATAGAAATAAAAGTATAAATTTATGGCGAGGGTAGCGAAACTTTTATTTAGAAGTTAATTAAAACTCAACCTGCTAGTTCGCTGGTCAATATGCGTAAGGATTTTTATTCCTTAACAAGAGAAACATGGTTTAAAACCAACCACAACATCGAAGTAATTCCTTTAGCCGCTGCCCTCTTTAATTTAATGAAAGATTTTGAAACTTATTTTGAGTTCTATAGCGTTTTAGAACAACTAGTAATTGCCAGGTCAAAAATCGCTTTTTATATACACAAACATTCTTACTTAGATAAGTATGTAAAAGGACAAGCATATAACATTAGAGATACCATAAAAAATCAAGAAATTGAAACAATATGTGAGTTGTTACCTCCACGAAAGGAATGGTCACGCCCTACTTCATATGCAGACAGAAAAGCATTTGAATCAACAATAGAATTAAACCAAAAATCAATTAAAAATCGTGTTCACCATGTACATCGCCTTTTTACAACAAAACAAATAGATTTTTTATCAACGCCATTGTGGTACCAACGACTTCGAAGATTTATTTTCAACCTGAATATATATGTATTTCAGAACCCAAATTTAATAATTGCAGAGCCTTCAATAATTCCAGCCAGAAAACCGCCATATAGCAAAACGGATAAAGTCCGAAGGCCATTGGCCAAATTCAAAATTGAGGATAAAATTATATTGAGCCTAACAAATAAGTATCTTACAAAGATATTCGATCACATTTTCCTAGATTGTTCATTTGCTTTTAGATCTAGAAATTCATTTTCTAATGTTCCAACATATAACGATGCCGTAAAATTTCTCCAGAACTTTAGGAAAGAAAATATTCAAATTCCATTGTATGTCGCAGAATGTGACATAAAGAAATTTTTTGATTGTGTAGATCATAAAATAGTATTGAGCAAATATAATTCCGTCAAGAAAAAACTAAAATTAGAAAAACTCGAAATCCACCCCATCGCAGAAATCGTTTTCAAAGCTTATTTAAATTGCTATTCATTCAATTCTAGTGTATATCCACTTAATATGAATCAAAGCTATTGGGATCATATGAAGGATAATATCGGTCACTTCGAATGGACTATTGAATTAGATACCAAGTTTCAATCAGGAGATTTAGTTTCTGAAAGAATTGGCATTCCACAGGGAGGTGCACTTTCTGGGCTAATAGTAAACTTGATTATGCATGATTTAGACTTGTCTATTTTTGACTGTAAGAAATGGAATAAAGAATATTTATACCTCAGATATTGTGACGATATGGTAATTGTTCATAGATCACATGAAGAATGCGATAAACTCTTTAAAACATATTTTGAAAATCTTAAACTACTAAACCTAATCCCTCATCTCCCTCCCAAATTAGAGTTATCCTATTCAAAGTCATTCTGGGGAAAAAGTATTAAGTCTAGAAATGTTTATCATTGGACGGATAAAAAACATAAAATCCTCCCACATTCACCTTGGGTTAGCTTTTTAGGATATATGATTAAAGACACAGCAGAATTAAAAATCAGAAAAAGTTCTATAGAAAAACAAGTTTTAAAACATAATTCTGAGTTACAAAAGGTTATAAAAAAACTTGAAAAGTGCTCTAATTTTGATCTAATTAATCAGGAATTGAGTATTATAAGGAGCTTTGAAAGCAAGTTAGTATCTATGGCTGTAGGAACTGTTAACATTGGCAACTACAAAAACGAGCCTTTAAAAATGTGTTGGGGTGCAGGATTTAAGTTAATTGACAGTAATAAGTACATAGAACTGCAACTCAGAAAATTAGATTCATCTAGAAAAATTGTTATTTCTAGATTAAAATCATACTTTAACGAAAGGGAGATAGAGCACGTTAAAAATGAAGATGAAGATCCACCAGAGAGAATTTTAAACTATAATTATCCCTATTCTTTTTTTAGTCTGCTTGATCGACCAAAAGATATTGTAAAATGATCTTTTGGTCATTTTACTGAGATTGTAAGAAAAAAGAATTACCTAGTTTTCGTGTCTGAATGTTCTCCGCAAGAATCTATTCCCCATGCCTCCTAAAATCCTATTCTTATTATTTATATTTGTTTAATGTTATTAGAACAAATGCAATCTTAAATTAAAAATACTACTGCTAGTAAACGCTGAGAATTAAAACATCTTGTCGATTTGAGTTTTACCCAATGAATCAAAGAGGTTAATTTCGATACAACAAGTGCGAATTGATCAACAAAAATTGGCTTTACAGTTACTAAATAATAAAACTTAACAGCAACTTTAAAATGGAAAGTGAAAGAATTAAAACGCATATTATAGACTTATTATTAGATCCTAACAATTATAGATTTATTGATAGACAAGATTATAAAGCTGTTCCGAATGAAGATGTGGCGGATACACGTATTCAACAACGTACTTTTAACTTTATTGCTGGAAAAAATAATGAAAACATATCAGATCTAATAATCAGCTTTACTACTAACGGCTTTTTAGATATTGATCAGATCCAAGTAAAAAAGGTTGATGATAAATATTTAGTCCTTGAAGGTAACCGTAGAATCACAACACTTAAATACTTATATGACGAATTTGAAAAAGGAAATGATGTAGGAAAGTTAGTAGAAAACGACTTTACTAACGTCAATCTTGTTGAAATTAAAGATGAAGACCCGGTTCAGCACCTCATAACTATGGGATTGCATCATATAAGTGGTAAGAAAAGATGGAACGCAGTCAATGAAGCTCAATTAATTTATGATTTAATATATACACATAACAAACAAGAAAATGAAGTTTGTGATTCACTAGGAATTTCAAAATTTGCATTAAGGCGGAGCATTAGGACACTTTCACTTATTAAGCAATATAAGGAAAGTGACTATGGTGATCAGTTTCTTCCTCCTATGTATACTATTTTTGAGACAGTTGTTGGGTCTCCAATAATGAAAGAATGGATTGGCTGGGACGACGAAGAATATCGTGCAACTAAAGATGCGAATGTAGAACGTTTCTTTAGTTGGATTTCAAGAAGTGACGAAACTGAACTAACTGACAACGGAGAAGAAGTCAAACTAAAGAAGGACCCTATCATTACTCAATATAGGCAAATAAAAGAAGTAGCCTCTTTTATTACAGATTTCAAGGCTATAAATAGAATGGAAGAAAGCAGGAGCATTGCAGAAGCCTATAGTTTTAGTGATGCAATTGGTGAAGCTAAGCTAAGGAATGCCATTGAAAACATTAAGGGATCAGCAAAAGTGGCCTTTAATTTTAATGAATTCATGACACCCTCAGACTATGAAGATATCAATAATGTAAAACTAAAATTAGATGCGTTAATTCCGATGCAACAAGCATTAATTCTAATTAATGAGAAAAAAGCCGCTAAATATTTTGAAGCAGTTAAGAATCAATTCAGCACATTTCACATTGAGCAATATCGGAAATTGAAAAACATTGACGTATCCAATATTAAACGCATTAACATTTTTGCGGGTGGGAATAATATGGGAAAAACTTCCATGTTAGAAGCATTTTATCTTCTCTCGCAATTGAACGATATAAACACCTACTTCGATTTAGAAAAATATAGAGGTAAATTTTCAAATGAGTTCCATTCTGTTTGGATGGATAAAAATTTCATCAGTGATATTGATTTATCAGGGAAATTCAATGATAGCTCAACGTCATTAAAAATTAAAACCGAAGCTACAGAAGAAGACATTGAAAGAACTGGCTATTTGTCAACAATTATTTCCGAAGCGATTGTTGCAGATTCAATCTTCACAAGTAGTATGCATCTTTATTCAAATAAAGAACCTGAATTACGCTTTACATCCTCCCGCATATTGTGTAAATCTGCTTTTACAAGTCCTTATAGGTATAATAGTTCGTTACTGCAAACTGCTCATACATCAGCTGTTAAAGAAGGTTATTTTGAAGAGGTAAAGAATTTTATTAGAAAAAAACTAGATCCTTCGATAAAAAACATTGAATTAGTAAGTGAGGCGGGAGAAAATAGGTTTATGGTTTCTACGGAAAATGCAGAAAAGCCAATAGACTTGACGAAATATGGTGAAGGTTTACAAAGAGTCTTTGAAATAGCGTTGTTGCTTGGCTACTGCCGTGATGGGATTTTATGCATCGACGAAATAGATAGCGCCCTCCATAAAAGCCTATTAATTGATTTTACTCAATTCATTCAAGAAATGGCTGAGAAATTTAATGTTCAGATATTTCTTTCCACTCATAGTAAAGAATGTATAGATGCATTTGTTGAAAATGAATATCCAGATGACGATCTTACCGCTTTTGCTTTAACTGAGGAAAATGGAAAAATATTATGCAAGTATCTGGAAGGAAACAAATTAAAACAACTAGTTGAATCCATAAATTTAGACATAAGGTAAATGCCGGTACAAATTATTTCTGTTCTCTGCGAAGGGCCACACGATGTTGCCTTTATTGAAAGAATCCTAAAAACTATTGGTTTTAAAAGTAATGAGTCTACCAAAATTGGACAATTTCCTCCTCCATTTAATAGCTTATTACTAAACGAAGCATCGAAAACAAATATTGAACAGTTGAATTTAACGGAGATGAGAAGAAATCTTCTTCCGTCAAATACACTAAAAAAAGAGGATAATTATATCTTTTTATATTCTCTCGGAGGAGATAGTAAGGCTGATTCAAGAATTAGAATTTTGCAAGAACTTAGAGGCTTTATTACAGAGGCCGAAGAGATATCAATATTACCAGCAGACACAAGTATATCTCTGGTTTATTTTTTTGACGCTGATGACCAAGGAGTTGACAACAGGATTTCTTATATAAATAGAGAAGTAAAAACGGCTTTACCTGAAATTGAAAATGATCCTTTTGAATTCA comes from the Pedobacter sp. FW305-3-2-15-E-R2A2 genome and includes:
- a CDS encoding DUF5063 domain-containing protein yields the protein MKAYDLSADLKEFIERSTTNIFLSKARQFVELLETPDIDKNVFYSEAHVKLLELYYAGHKLDLIELKYSSAESEFKNDFENKNVNLISELGLQEYYWEVHDPGYLEMKGRLDEEASLSDKEASQGMLSDDFMDIYVDLKKSLSQIDKMETDEAIEDAFWQLKWGFSNHWGHHCINALRYLHYLNYDGKKML
- a CDS encoding DUF3226 domain-containing protein; protein product: MPVQIISVLCEGPHDVAFIERILKTIGFKSNESTKIGQFPPPFNSLLLNEASKTNIEQLNLTEMRRNLLPSNTLKKEDNYIFLYSLGGDSKADSRIRILQELRGFITEAEEISILPADTSISLVYFFDADDQGVDNRISYINREVKTALPEIENDPFEFNGDSHSISKLKLGTFIFTDNSNVTGKLEDILVPLMKQGNEVSFDAADKYLLTHHEDARLFPLKLNAHPTTSVITEARSVRLGDKKKFDPQKSLLGTVGQLQRSGKSNVVCISDSDYLTLDKIIASTKCQEIIIFFNAFII
- a CDS encoding DUF5712 family protein; translation: MYINITDSETSNNKGSSSELTCYLEKENRLYNKQEPEYWFNHNSQHIEPFEVRRAIDGNIAKLCKTDAKFFLINISPSQKELNFLKERFGAAGVKDQLKRYAEKVMDEYARNFKRTGIDSAKDLMWFGKIENYRYYGYKDKEVLEGVKKRGERKEGEQMHIQIIVSRKDATNKIKLSPMNNSTGKNEKHSKKLGQFHRVAFKQSGETVFDQFFHFDRQLKDTMAYANIHKNGDLKQKEQLCALEFGAERNYHSKSIANDLAKEVAAGLFHSTADMFQSIGRTASDFFEILMEPVYSPGLDINPVEEAEKRRRKKRKGQNHDQGQGLSR
- a CDS encoding BT4734/BF3469 family protein, with protein sequence MIRQLKVGYYAQPFGTDFKEYSLEAILNSFGGDFFKSKLDEARALYSAREFEKYTLFKETLPAVTFSGTFFPSRSILNLKSYSSLIIMDIDKVGANLDYIKDILSNDPYVLAVWLSPSADGFKYLIVNNQSKDDHKSVYAAAVHYYRTKYNIEVDTSGSDIPRLCFVSHDPNIKINYDCVPFDQIYLSDVIKEVKSKYKAIKVLPPILKANIKNDELSKATYKRIYHYLKKRKMSITDNHNNWIRVAYALSNTFNHSLGRQYFLDLCRLDGMKHDEELSEKLINNCYLRGLSQSSFATILFLAKQRGFDVEFNKKNKNMKTKPS
- a CDS encoding helix-turn-helix transcriptional regulator, giving the protein MANKNLLTSEQELKKIGLRLKSLRKSKGYTSPDTFSYENNLNRSQYGKYEAGSANITIGTLINILNCFGVSLSEFFNEEYENLNK
- a CDS encoding reverse transcriptase domain-containing protein — encoded protein: MRKDFYSLTRETWFKTNHNIEVIPLAAALFNLMKDFETYFEFYSVLEQLVIARSKIAFYIHKHSYLDKYVKGQAYNIRDTIKNQEIETICELLPPRKEWSRPTSYADRKAFESTIELNQKSIKNRVHHVHRLFTTKQIDFLSTPLWYQRLRRFIFNLNIYVFQNPNLIIAEPSIIPARKPPYSKTDKVRRPLAKFKIEDKIILSLTNKYLTKIFDHIFLDCSFAFRSRNSFSNVPTYNDAVKFLQNFRKENIQIPLYVAECDIKKFFDCVDHKIVLSKYNSVKKKLKLEKLEIHPIAEIVFKAYLNCYSFNSSVYPLNMNQSYWDHMKDNIGHFEWTIELDTKFQSGDLVSERIGIPQGGALSGLIVNLIMHDLDLSIFDCKKWNKEYLYLRYCDDMVIVHRSHEECDKLFKTYFENLKLLNLIPHLPPKLELSYSKSFWGKSIKSRNVYHWTDKKHKILPHSPWVSFLGYMIKDTAELKIRKSSIEKQVLKHNSELQKVIKKLEKCSNFDLINQELSIIRSFESKLVSMAVGTVNIGNYKNEPLKMCWGAGFKLIDSNKYIELQLRKLDSSRKIVISRLKSYFNEREIEHVKNEDEDPPERILNYNYPYSFFSLLDRPKDIVK
- a CDS encoding helix-turn-helix domain-containing protein; the protein is MQIEILTKEELLKFKTELIQEIKQAIKSEDVQPKQWLRSSEVRDLLKISSGTLQNLRIKGILRYEKVGGIFYYAYADIVQLLGEIGNS
- a CDS encoding AAA family ATPase, encoding MESERIKTHIIDLLLDPNNYRFIDRQDYKAVPNEDVADTRIQQRTFNFIAGKNNENISDLIISFTTNGFLDIDQIQVKKVDDKYLVLEGNRRITTLKYLYDEFEKGNDVGKLVENDFTNVNLVEIKDEDPVQHLITMGLHHISGKKRWNAVNEAQLIYDLIYTHNKQENEVCDSLGISKFALRRSIRTLSLIKQYKESDYGDQFLPPMYTIFETVVGSPIMKEWIGWDDEEYRATKDANVERFFSWISRSDETELTDNGEEVKLKKDPIITQYRQIKEVASFITDFKAINRMEESRSIAEAYSFSDAIGEAKLRNAIENIKGSAKVAFNFNEFMTPSDYEDINNVKLKLDALIPMQQALILINEKKAAKYFEAVKNQFSTFHIEQYRKLKNIDVSNIKRINIFAGGNNMGKTSMLEAFYLLSQLNDINTYFDLEKYRGKFSNEFHSVWMDKNFISDIDLSGKFNDSSTSLKIKTEATEEDIERTGYLSTIISEAIVADSIFTSSMHLYSNKEPELRFTSSRILCKSAFTSPYRYNSSLLQTAHTSAVKEGYFEEVKNFIRKKLDPSIKNIELVSEAGENRFMVSTENAEKPIDLTKYGEGLQRVFEIALLLGYCRDGILCIDEIDSALHKSLLIDFTQFIQEMAEKFNVQIFLSTHSKECIDAFVENEYPDDDLTAFALTEENGKILCKYLEGNKLKQLVESINLDIR
- a CDS encoding BfmA/BtgA family mobilization protein, which codes for MQESLRTVKYSASDAIKFEKVALKLCRSKRLVFTQMVDYFYRSKKDPKDLNDELLKNTILKGQKEYFGFIKTQEAELLIPIKRDVARVVDSQKTIMGCFNSQVLQYNNDALKNQNQQVLSLARIQEFIKGISDKVDEKEKLKVKFLSILDTYIRLRDSFGLMTSGKDKEVLIDNTRKQVAKL